CACACGACCGAGGGCGTGTACGAGAACTTCTTCGAGCCGCTGCTGGACGCGAAGTTCGGCGACCGCAAGGACGACGTGAGCGCGGCGTGGCTGCTCGGCCGGATCAAGTTCCGCGGCGAGCGGGACCTGCTCCGCGGCGAGATCCTCGGCTATCTGGAGGGGGGCTTCGGCGTCCTGCTCGACGCGCTGGTCGAGGCGGTCGGCCGCGAGAACATCACGACGGGCGCGCGAGTGACCGACCTCGGGATGGCGGACGGGGCGGTCGAGTCGCTGACCGCCGAGACCGGTGACGGCGTCGAGACCCACGCCGTCGACGGCGTCGTCGTCGCCGCGATGCCGAACGTGCTGGAGGCCCTGACCGGCTACGAGTGCGACATCGACTTCCAGGGGACGATCTGCTCGGTGATCTCGATGGACGAACCGCTGCTCGACACGTACTGGCTCAACGTCGCCGATGACGCGCCCTTCGGCGCGCTCATCGAGCACACAAACTTCGTCGAACCCGAGCGCTACGGCGGCGAACACCTGCTGTACGTCGCCCGCTACGTGCAGGACCCGAGCGAGGAGATCTGGGGACTCGACGACGAGGCCGTCGAGGAGCGCTGGTTCGACGGCATCGAGGACCTGTTCCCCGCGTTCGACCGCGACGCGGTGAACTGGGTCGAAACGTCTCGCAACCCCCGCACTGCGCCGGTGTACGAGCGCGGCTACCTCGACATGGTGATCCCGTACGACCTCGGCGACGAGGTGGCCGACGGGCTGTACTACGCCGGGATGGCGAGCCGCGCGCAGTACCCCGAGCGGAGCCTCAACGGCGGCATCGTCGCCGGCTTCGAGGCTGCTGACCGGGCCGTCGAGCGGGCGCGGACGGCGGCGACGCCGGAGCCGAACTGACGCCCGGCATCCGGCCTGTCCCCGCTCTCTTGCCGTCCGGGAAGCCCAAACGTTTAGTTCTGCCCTGCGACGCTTCCGATAATGGCCGACCCCGATCACGACCCCGACACCTCGGAGGGGGAGGAGGCGGAGGAGGCGGTACGAGAGGCGGTCGAACGCTCCCGGAGCGGCGCGCCAGCTGTCGGGCGGGTCGTCCGCGACCGGTTCTCGACCGACGAGGTGTTCCAGCGGATCGTCGCGGCCGCCGACGAGGAGATCACCGCGGGGAACCGCGAACTGTTCTTCAGCGGGCTGGCGGCGGGCTTTGCGATCACCGTCACGTTCCTGCTGTACGTCTCGCTGTACGCCTCCACGGGCGGCGACCCGGTGCTCTCGGCGATGCTGTACCCCCTCGGGTTCATCTACATCATCATCGGCGGCTACCAGCTGTACACCGAGCAGACGCTGCCCCCGGTCCTGCTGACCCTGGAGCGGCTGGCGAGCATCCCGGCGCTGCTGCGGAACTGGACGGTCGTGCTCGCCGGGAACTTCACCGGCGGCCTGCTCGGCGCGGCCGCCCTCGCGTTCGGCGGCGTGCTGTCGCCGGAGGCCTCGGTCGCCGCCTCCAGCATCGCTCAGAAGGGGATCGACACGGCCTGGTGGCCGCTGTTCTCGAAGGGAGCCTTCGCCGGCCTCATCGTCGCCGGTGTCGTCTGGGTCGAGTACGCCGCCCGCGACACCATCTCCCGGCTCGTCGTCGTGTACATCGCGTTCCTCTCGATCCCGATCGGCGGGCTGTTCCACTCCGTCGTCTCCTTCACCGAGCTGATCTATCTGGTGTTCGAGGGCAACCAGCCGCTGCTCGGCGGGCTGGTCGAGTTCGTCCTCCCGGTGTTACTCGGCAACACGGTCGGCGGCGTCGTGCTCGTCACCGCCGTCAACTACTTCCAGACGACCGAGGCGCGCCTCGAATCGGCGCGGTTCGAGGGCGACGACCGCCAGCTCTCCCTCCGGGAGTGGGCGTTCGGCGACCTCGTCGGCCGATCCTACGTGCCGCTCGTCGACACCGCGGAGGCGACGCCGACGACCGACGACGGCCCCTACCGCGTCGTCGTCCCCATCTCGAACCCGCGGACGGAGCAGCGGCTCGTCGAGTTCGCCGGCCGGCTGGCAGACGACCACGAGGACGCCGTCGTCGAGGTGGTCCACATCGTCCAGAAGCCGGCACGCACGTACGGTGCCCGGCAGAGCCGGCGGATCGTCGACGAATCGGAGGCGCTGATGACGGAGCTCTGCGCGTCGATCGACGAGTACGACGTGGAGTGGCGGACCTCGACGGTCGTGTCGCACCGCTCGTTCGAGGAGGTGTTCGTCGTCGCCGAGCGCAAGCGCGCCGACCTCGTCGTGATGGGCTGGGGCGAGGACCGGCTGTGGGACGCCGCCCGCGCCGAGCGCCCGATCGCCGAACTCACCAGTCAGCTCCCCTGTGACTTCCTCGTGCTCAAGGACCGAAACCTCGACATCTCGCGGGTGCTCCTGTCGGTCGTCGACAACGACAACGCGGACCTCAGCGCCGAGGTCGCCGATATGCTCGACTCGACCGCCGGCTCCGACGTCTCGCTGCTCCACGTCGTCGACGGTCCGGACGAGCTCGAAGCCGGCGAGCGGTTCCTCTCGGAATGGGCCGCCGAGCGCGGCCTCGACGACGCCGTCTTCACGGTCGACGACTCCGGCGACCCCGAGTCGGCCATCCGCCGCGAGGCGGCCGACCACACGCTGCTTTTGGTCGGCGCGACCGAGCGCGGCCTGCTCTCCCGGCTCGTTCACGGCTCGTTGCACTACGACATCGTCGAGGAGGTCGACTGTTCGGTGCTGCTGGCCGAACGGCCGGGTAAGCGGAGCCTCCGCGAACGGCTGTTCGGGCGGCGGTAGCCGGCGGGGTGCGCCGCGGCGGCTTACTTCTCGACGCCGGGCGCGTCGCCCACGTCAACCTCGCTCGGCTCGTCGTGCCCGCCGACGACGAGGTTGCCGTCGCCGTCCTCGACGTACACGTCGTCGGCGAAGCCGCCCTCGGCGTGGGGGTGCTCGGGGTCGTCGAGTTTCTCGGGCGTCGAGGGGGCCTCGGCGACGCCGTCGGCCGGGTAGAACTCGCCGAGCGGGTCGTCGATGGTGATCCCGTGGCGCTCGAAGAACTCGGCGTGGCGGTCGTAGTGGGTTTCCAGTTCGTCGCTGGGAAACTCCATCATCTCCGTCCAGCCGTGGTTGTAGAAGTCGAAGTTGGCCTGCACGTGGGTGATCTCGCGGGCCTCAGCCTCGGTGAAGCCGGCGTTCAGCGCGGCGACGTACGTGTCGAACGTCGCGTCGAAGAAGTCGTCGAGGTGGTCGCGGCGCTCCTCGCGGTGTGTCTCGTCGGCCTTGTCGAGGAAGACGGAGGTGTGGAGGTCGACGAGCTTGCTCCGCACGACGCCGCCGACGACCGGCGTGGTGAGCGACTTCTTCGCGGCCCAGTGACGGACGTTCTGGCGGATCTTCATATCGGGCGTTGGGCTGGGAACCTATTCAACCCCGCGACGCGGAGATAGCAATCCACTTCAACCCCCATTCCGAAGTAGCCGACCATGACCCAGTCGTACGTAATCATCGGTGACGGTATCGCGGGGAGTTCCGCGGCCGAGACACTTCGGGAAGAGGCCCCGGAGTCGTCGATCACCGTCATCACCGATGAAGGCGAAGCCCTGTACAATCGCATCCTCATCAAGGAGTTCGCCAAAGGGAAGCTTCCGGAAGCCCCCATCTCCATCCACGAGGAGGACTGGTACGCCGAGCGGGACATCGACCTGGCGCTCAACACGCACGTCACCGAGATCGACCCCGACGCGAACGAGGTTCACACGCACGCCGGCGACGTGTACGAGTTCGACAAACTGCTGGTCGCGACCGGCGGCACGCCGACCCAGCTCCCCGTCGACAACAGCGACGCCGACGGGATCCACCACTTCTGGACGTTTCAGGACGCCCGGAAGATCGCCGAGCACGCCGAGGAGGCCGAGACGGGCGCGGTCGTCGGGGCCGGCCTGCTCGGCATCGACCTGGCGGCCATCTGCGGCGCACAGGGTATCGATGCCAACTACTTCATGCGCGGCAACCGCTGGTGGCGCTACGCGCTGTCGGAGGAGGGCGCGGAGATCATCCACGACGGCCTGCGCGAGAAGGGCGTCACCCCCGTTTTCGAGAGCGGCGTCGACCGCTTCGTCACGGACGACGACGGCCACGTCACCGCGACGGTGACGCCGGACGGCGAGGAACACGACAGCGACTTCGTCGGCGTCGCCATCGGCTTGGACTTCAACACCGAGGTCCTGCGTGGCACCGGCGTCGAACTCGACGACGGCGTCGTCGTCGACGAGTACATGCGAACGGACGTCGACGACATCTACGCGGCCGGCGACCTCACGCGCTTCTACGACACCATCCTCAACGAGCACGGCCAGAACGGCTCGTGGGGCAGCGCGAAGGAGCAGGGACAGGTCGCCGCCAAGAACATGGTCGCGGACATCGACGCCGACGGGACGACGGCCGACGAGGACGAGTCCGAGGCGTTCCGCTGGGTCTCCTCGTACTCGATCACGCACTTCGACTTCCCGTTCCTTTCCTTCGGTCATCCGACGCTGGGCGACGACCACGTCGAGCGCAAGTACAGCGACACCGAGTGGCGGCGGCTGGCGCTCAAGGACGGCAAGATCGTCGGCGGCGTCCTCATCGGCGACCTGGCACCCCAGAGCGCGTTCAAGAAGCTCGTCCGCGAGGAGCGCGACGTGAGCGGCCAGACCGACGTGCTGCTGGAGAAGGAGGTCGACCTCGACAAGCTCGACGCGCCCGCACAGGAGCAGTAGCGCCCGCGACGCCCTGATTCCTTCGCGATCCCGTACCCGATCCCCCGACGGCGGAGCGATAAACTCGCCGGGAGGGGAACGTTTATGATAAACTATGCCATTCGTTGGCACGCAACGATGGCTGGTTCCTCGACCACGGACGCCCACACGCGGCATCTCACTGTACGACGAACGGACTCGGTTCCGGCGGACGCCCGCGTCCGCCACGTCGACGAACTCTCCGACGACGCCCGACAGCGGCTGATCGCGGTCGTCGGCGGCGACGCGACGGGTGCGCGACTCGACGGGACGACAGCGGGCGAGTTCGCCGACGGCGACGTGGTCGTGTCCACCGGCTACTACGAGGTCGACCTGACGTAGCGGTCCCGCCTGCCACGGACCGAAGGCGTTTTGCACGCGCCACGACGACTTGCGGGCATGGATGGCGGCGGAGACGGCGAGATGACGCTCGCCTTCGAACTCGCGGCACTGCAGGAGCTGGCGAACCCGTCGGCCGTGTTCGACGGGGCGCGCCGGTGGAGCAAGTACGTCGGCGTCGTCTCGGAGAAGCCGACGTACGTCGTCACGAACTTCACGCGCAAGGAGCGCATCCGGCAGGACTTCTTCTCCGGACCGCGCGGGAAAGCCGAGAGCCTGGAGAGCGTCAGAGAGCAGTTCGACACCGACCGCCACGTGTTCATCGGCACGACCGACGAGGACCGCGACCTGGCCGACGAGGTCGGCTGGGAGTACCTCCCCGTCGAGGACGCTGCCGAAGCCGCCGAGTGGGAACTGGGCGACGGCGACGAGGAGACGACCGACGACGACCGCGAGCGCGACGACTGGCCGTAGGATGAACCTCATCGAGACGCTCCGGGACGGGTACGCCCGCGCGGGGTCGCCAGCGGGCGTCGCCCTGACCGGCCTCGCGTTCTGCTTCCAGCTCGCGAGCACGGTCGGGCTGCAGAGCCAGCCCGCCGAGGCCACCGCCGCGCTCCGCGAGGACTTCCCGTCGCTGGCTCCGCCCGTCGACGGGCCGCTCGCGCTCCCCATGTCGGCCGGCGCGGCGGCGGCGCTGTCGCTGCTGGCGACGGTCGGCACCGTCGCGGTGTTCGTCGTCGGCTTCCGGGCGCTGTCGGCCGACGGGGTGCCCGCACCCGGGACCGTCACCCGGAACCTCGGCCGGGCGACGCTCCACGGCCTCGTCGGCTACCTCGCCCTGTTGCTCCTCGTGGCGGTCGGCACCGTCATGCTCGTCCTGCCCGGGCTGTTCGCCCTGGTCAGCTTCGCCTTCTTCGTCGGCTTCGTCGCGCTGGAGGACGAGGGCGTGGTGAGCGCGTACCGCCACAGCTGGGCGCTGGCGAGCGGCCACCGGCTCCGGATCGGGCTGCTGTTCCTGGCGCTCGTGCTCGCGGTCCTGCTGTTCACCGCCGTCGCTGGAATCGCGCTGTCGCCTCTGCTGGCCGTGTCGGAGGTCGGCTGGTGGATCGGCAATATCGCCGTCAGCGCCGTCGCGCTCGTCTACGCCGTCGCCGTGCTCTCGGCCGGCTTCGAGCGCCTGCGCGACGACGAGGCCACCGCCGCCGAGGACGACGAGTTCGCCGACATCGACGACGAACTCCTGCCCTGAACCCCCGTCGTCCCCGGAGTTTTTGGTCCATGCAGCCGTGTCGTCGAGCATGACCGAGGAATCGACGACGGTCGACGTGGAGGTCGAGGTCGAGGTGGACAGCGACGAACTCGAGATCGAGGTCGGCGAGGCGACGGAGGCCGAGGCCGAACTGGAGACGCCGGGGCTCGAAATCGAGGTTGAGGTCGAGGTCGAACGCGAGGCCGACGGCGAGGAATCGGAAGCGGACGAGGCGGAAAGCGCGGAGGCAGAAGATGGAGAGAACGAGACGGAGGACGAGGCGTACGAGGACCCCGAGGCCGAGGGGTTCGACGGGTGACCGAGTCGGGGCGCTTTTACCCCTGAACCCACAACTCGCGGGCATGGCAGAACCGCGCGTGCCGGGCGAGTCCGGCGGCGACGTGCAGCTCCCCTGCGGCGAGAGCGTCAGGGTCGGCGACCTCGATATGGGACTGCGCGAGTTCGACTGTGCCTGCGGCGACGCCCACGCCGTCGTGCTGGACGTGCACCCGCCGTCGCGGTTCTTCCCGGAGTTTCTGGTGGAGATCCTCCGGGAGACGATCGAGACCGAGGACGACCTCGGGGAGTTCGGCACCCCCCACCTGATGGGGATCGTCATGGAGGAGTTCCCCGAGTCGGTCGTCAGCGAGGACCTCTCGGAGAACGGGTCGGTGGGCTACTCGCTGCTGTGGGTCACGGACTTCGACTCCCGCCGGCTCCACGAGGTCGCCGTCGAACTCGTCGTGGAGCTGATGGAACACGCCGTCAGCCACGCCGAGGACGACGGCGCGATGACCGCCTTCGAGGAGCAGATGCTCGACTTCGACGTCGCGGAGTTCGTCGAGCAGTACCGCGAGCGCCGCGACTTCGACGACGAACACGACACGGCGGTGTAGACCCGGCCGACCGTGGGCGGGACGCCCGGACAGGCGTCCGCCGTGCGTCCGTCGCGTGTCCGACGATCTTTTATTAGGGATGACGTTGAACCGCCGCTCATGCGCTCTCGGGGGGACGCAGAGCGGGTCAGGGCGGTGCTTCGCCAGCTCGACCCGGACGAGCCGTTGACCGCACGCGAGATACGTGACCTGCTCGCCGACCGCGGCGTGGAGCTGGACAGCGCTCACCGCGTCGCCACGGAACTCGGCCGGCTGGCCGACCGCGGCCACGTCGACGTGATCCGGGACCGGCCGTACCGGTACTGCCTCGACGACCCCGCGTAGGGTTCCGGCGACGTTTCGCCCGGCAGATAGTTTTATCCGCCCGACACCCGATCCCCGGTTTGTGACAGGGAACTCACACAGGGCTGCGGGGATCGCGGTCGCGGCGCTTCTGGCGCTCGCGGCGGTCGCGGGACCGGGCGTTACCACCGCCGACGGCGGCGTGCCCGACGCGTCGTTCGGGAACAGCGTCGTCACTGAGCAGCGCGGCGACGTGGCCGTCGTGACCGTCTTCCTGCAGGACACCGATACGGCGACGCTGACCGTCGGCTCCCAGGAAGTCAACTACGAGACGCGCGTCCGGGTGCGTGACGGGGACGGCGACGGGCAGGTTCGGGTCCGGATCAACCTTCACCTCGCCAACGGTTGGACGGGCGCATCGGCGAACGAGGTGTACAGCACCGTCGACGGGAGCGACTCCGTGGACGCGACCCGGCAGACCGGCGCGCTCGACTCGCCGCTGGACGCGGGCAACTACGAGATGGAACTGTCCATCGACGGCAGCCCGACCGACGTGGCGGCCCTCGAACTCGAATCGCGGTCGACCGGCTCAGTCGACACGTTCGTCGGGGCGGCCGACATCGACCCGGGCGACAGGCAGGCGGTGGTTGAGGGGGTGGCCCAGCGCGACGCCGTCGCGCGCGGGGACCTAGCTCTCGTGGCGATACAGGCCTCGGGCGTGTCGGGCTACATCCGGAACGCCGGGGATCTGGAGGGGACGCAGGGCGTCTCCCTGCGCATCGAGCAGTCCAACGCCGGCGCGAACCAGAATCCGAAGCGGATCGCCGTCGGCGACGGCGTCCTGCACACGTTCCCGGAGAGCGACCTGCTCCTGCTCGCCGTCGACACCGCCGAGGCGGGCGTCGAATCCGGCGAGGAGTACACGGCGGAGTTCGTCGTCAGCAGCGACAACCCCTACACCGACACCACGCAGACGGCGAGTACGACGTTCCGGATCCGCGACCGGACCGCCTCGTTCTCCGACACGCCGATCCGGGTCGACCCCGATACGGCCCAGACGGTCCGGGGCACGGCCTCCGTCGCGCCCGGAACCGAGCTAACCCTGCGGTTTGAGAGCCAGAACGACCTCGACCCGTTCATCAAGGACCCGACGGTCACCGTCGGCGCCGACGGCAGTTTCTCGACCGCCGTCGACTTCAGCGGTAACGAGGCCGGCACCGAGTTCACCGCCGTCGTCGTGGAGGGCGACACGCAGATAAGCGGCACGGCAGACGGGGTCATCGAGGGCGACAGCCGTACGGCGACCACGACGCCAACGCCGGCGACGACGACGCGAACCCCGACGACGACACGGCCGGCGACGACCACGACGCGGGTCGAGACGACGACGGCGGTTCCGACCACCCGGTTCGAGACGACCACGACCACCCGGGTGACGTACACCGCGGTGACGGAGCGAGCGACGACGACCCGGTGGCCCACGGCGACGCTGTCCGAGCAGGGGTTCACCAGCGTCGACACGACGACCACCTGGAGCGCGACCGGCTCCGCCGGCGGGATCAACGGCTCGGGCAACGCGTCGTTCGCCCCCGGCGGACAGCCGGGCTTTACCGGCCTGCTCGCGGGGGCCGCGCTGCTGCTGGTCCTCGCGCTGAGCCGTCGCGGGGAGTGAGACGGACCGCCGTTATCGGTGGGGGGCACTGACGACGCTGTCTCGGTGACGCCGGACGACGGCAGGGACAGTCCGGCCGCGGTGTGGCGTCTTCGCCGGTGCTAACCTTTATACGTCGACTATGTCGATCAGTTGGCATGGAATACTGTCCGGAATGTGGGACCGAGGCGCGAACCGACGTGACGTACTGTCCGGGCTGTGGGACGGACCTCACCGAGTACCGGCAGTGGTCCCCTTCGGCGGACGCCGCTCCCGACGACGCCCCGTCGGAGGGGGCCGACGCGGACGCCGGGGCTGGGCCGGACGCCGGCGACCAGCCGCCCGCGGGGGAAGCCGGCACCGACCCGGAGTCGGCGGCCGACGCCGTGGACCACGACCGCGAGGGACCGGTCGACGATGCCGACGACGGGACGGACCGACAGCGACCGCCGGCGGGCGCTCCCGGCGACGACACCGCCGACGCCGCGTCGCCCGGCGACGAAACACGGCCCGACGCTCGTCCGGGCGACCGGGGGGACGGCGACCACGACCAGTCCGCCGGCGGAGGGTCGGCCGACGACCGGCCGGTGGACGACCCGAAAGCGGGTGGACAGCGGAACGGGAGCGCCGACCCGCAGACCGAGCCGGACGAACCGCGCGACGGACACCAGCCCGGGGCGGGCGGCGGTCGTGGCACCGAACCGGACCGGAACCCCGACCGACCGGACGAACGGTCCCGGCGAGCGGGACAGGACCAGCCGCCGGGCGGCCGGCAGCAGGGCCAGCCGCAGGGTGGGGACCGACGGTCCGGCCCGGACCCACAGCGCGACCAGCCGCGGGACGGGGGACAACAGCCCGGCCACGGCCAGCCGCCCGGGCAGGGTGACCGGCCGAACGAGCCGCGCCAGCAGGGGGGCCGACAGCAGCAGGGGCGCGGCGGCCAGCCCGCACCGAACGCGGGTGGCGGCCAGCCGGCCGGGGGCCGTGGACGCGCGAACCAGCCACAGGGCGGCCGGCAGGCCGCGGACCCACAGCCTGCAGGCGGAGCCGCCGGACAGACCGGCGGGAACCAGTGGCAGGGCGAGGCGACCGGCGGGACGGCGCAGGGTCGGGGGACTGCGGTCGACCGCACCCCGTCGTTCACCGACCGGCTCACCGCGCTCCCGTTCGCGCGGAGCCTGGGCGTCGGTGCGGCGCTGTACGTCGCCACCTACGCCGTGACGTATCTCGCCTTCCTCGCCGACGTGCTCGTGCTCAACGCGTCGAAACACGAACTCTCGGCGTCGAACCTCATGCCGCTCTCGCCGGTCGACAACGCCACGGCCAGCATGTGGCAGTTCGTCGGCTGGCTGTTCTACGAGGGCCAGATGGTGACCATTGAAGAAACCCGTGTCATGGAAACGGGCGGCCAGCAGGAGTCGACGACCGAGGCCATCTCCCTCTTCGAGCCGTCGTACTGGACGCAGTTTCAGGGCATCAGCGACATCATCGTCACGAGCGCTCTGTACACGGCGGTCCCGGTACTGGTGCTGATCGCTGGCAGCGCGCTGTTCGTCAAATATCAGCGCGGTCGCGCTGACGACTCGCCAAGCGGTATGTTGCTCGGCGCGAGCGTCGTCGTCGGCTACGCCGTCCTTGCCGCCGCCGGATCGCTGCTGTTCTCGGCGACACATACTGACTTCGAATCCTCAGCAATGGTTGAACTCAGCAGGACGCCCGTGCTGATGGAGGCGGTCATGTTCCCCGCTGCCTTCGCGCTGGTGGCGGGTGCCGTCGGCGGTATCGTCGCCGATTCGCTCGGCGACGACGACGCGCCGGCGGCCCAGCCCCGGCAGTAGCGCGGTCCTCGCGGTTCTTCCGTCGGTACGACCGTCACCCCCGTCGCAATCGTTGCGGGATTCGAAATTCGAAATCGTGTTTCGCTACTCGTAATCTATCGTGGGGCTTATTACGATGTGCGAACTTCGGACTGGTAACGCATGAGCAACGGGGACACCGAGGACCGGACGATACTTCTCATCGGCAGCGGGCCGATCCAGATCGGACAGGCCGCGGAGTTCGACTACTCCGGCGCGCAGGCGTGTCGCGCCCTGCAGGAGGAGGGCGCGCGAGTCGTCCTCGTGAACTCCAACCCGGCGACGATCATGACCGACCCGGAGATGGCCGACGAGGTGTACATCGAGCCGATCACGACGGAGGCCATCGCCGAGATCATCCGGAAGGAACGGCCCGACGGCGTCATCGCCGGACTGGGCGGCCAGACCGGGCTGAACGTCACCGCCGAACTCGCCGAGGAGGGCGTGTTAGAGGAGTACGACGTGGACGTCATGGGGACGCCGCTCGACACCATCTACGCCACGGAGGACCGCGACCTGTTCCGCCAGCGGATGCACGACCTGGGCGAACCCGTCCCGAAGTCGACGACGATCTCGCTCGACGAGGGCGAGGAAGTGACCGAGCTGTCCGACGCTGACGTGCAGGAGCGCGTCGACGACGCCGTCGAGGCGGTCGGCGGACTGCCGGTCATCTCCCGGACGACGTACACGCTCGGCGGCTCCGGCTCCGGCGTCGTCAACGACATCGACGAACTGTACGAGCGCGTCCGGAAGGG
The genomic region above belongs to Halostella salina and contains:
- a CDS encoding DUF7827 domain-containing protein; translation: MTGNSHRAAGIAVAALLALAAVAGPGVTTADGGVPDASFGNSVVTEQRGDVAVVTVFLQDTDTATLTVGSQEVNYETRVRVRDGDGDGQVRVRINLHLANGWTGASANEVYSTVDGSDSVDATRQTGALDSPLDAGNYEMELSIDGSPTDVAALELESRSTGSVDTFVGAADIDPGDRQAVVEGVAQRDAVARGDLALVAIQASGVSGYIRNAGDLEGTQGVSLRIEQSNAGANQNPKRIAVGDGVLHTFPESDLLLLAVDTAEAGVESGEEYTAEFVVSSDNPYTDTTQTASTTFRIRDRTASFSDTPIRVDPDTAQTVRGTASVAPGTELTLRFESQNDLDPFIKDPTVTVGADGSFSTAVDFSGNEAGTEFTAVVVEGDTQISGTADGVIEGDSRTATTTPTPATTTRTPTTTRPATTTTRVETTTAVPTTRFETTTTTRVTYTAVTERATTTRWPTATLSEQGFTSVDTTTTWSATGSAGGINGSGNASFAPGGQPGFTGLLAGAALLLVLALSRRGE
- a CDS encoding NAD(P)/FAD-dependent oxidoreductase, with amino-acid sequence MTQSYVIIGDGIAGSSAAETLREEAPESSITVITDEGEALYNRILIKEFAKGKLPEAPISIHEEDWYAERDIDLALNTHVTEIDPDANEVHTHAGDVYEFDKLLVATGGTPTQLPVDNSDADGIHHFWTFQDARKIAEHAEEAETGAVVGAGLLGIDLAAICGAQGIDANYFMRGNRWWRYALSEEGAEIIHDGLREKGVTPVFESGVDRFVTDDDGHVTATVTPDGEEHDSDFVGVAIGLDFNTEVLRGTGVELDDGVVVDEYMRTDVDDIYAAGDLTRFYDTILNEHGQNGSWGSAKEQGQVAAKNMVADIDADGTTADEDESEAFRWVSSYSITHFDFPFLSFGHPTLGDDHVERKYSDTEWRRLALKDGKIVGGVLIGDLAPQSAFKKLVREERDVSGQTDVLLEKEVDLDKLDAPAQEQ
- a CDS encoding formate/nitrite transporter family protein, coding for MADPDHDPDTSEGEEAEEAVREAVERSRSGAPAVGRVVRDRFSTDEVFQRIVAAADEEITAGNRELFFSGLAAGFAITVTFLLYVSLYASTGGDPVLSAMLYPLGFIYIIIGGYQLYTEQTLPPVLLTLERLASIPALLRNWTVVLAGNFTGGLLGAAALAFGGVLSPEASVAASSIAQKGIDTAWWPLFSKGAFAGLIVAGVVWVEYAARDTISRLVVVYIAFLSIPIGGLFHSVVSFTELIYLVFEGNQPLLGGLVEFVLPVLLGNTVGGVVLVTAVNYFQTTEARLESARFEGDDRQLSLREWAFGDLVGRSYVPLVDTAEATPTTDDGPYRVVVPISNPRTEQRLVEFAGRLADDHEDAVVEVVHIVQKPARTYGARQSRRIVDESEALMTELCASIDEYDVEWRTSTVVSHRSFEEVFVVAERKRADLVVMGWGEDRLWDAARAERPIAELTSQLPCDFLVLKDRNLDISRVLLSVVDNDNADLSAEVADMLDSTAGSDVSLLHVVDGPDELEAGERFLSEWAAERGLDDAVFTVDDSGDPESAIRREAADHTLLLVGATERGLLSRLVHGSLHYDIVEEVDCSVLLAERPGKRSLRERLFGRR
- a CDS encoding zinc-ribbon domain-containing protein codes for the protein MEYCPECGTEARTDVTYCPGCGTDLTEYRQWSPSADAAPDDAPSEGADADAGAGPDAGDQPPAGEAGTDPESAADAVDHDREGPVDDADDGTDRQRPPAGAPGDDTADAASPGDETRPDARPGDRGDGDHDQSAGGGSADDRPVDDPKAGGQRNGSADPQTEPDEPRDGHQPGAGGGRGTEPDRNPDRPDERSRRAGQDQPPGGRQQGQPQGGDRRSGPDPQRDQPRDGGQQPGHGQPPGQGDRPNEPRQQGGRQQQGRGGQPAPNAGGGQPAGGRGRANQPQGGRQAADPQPAGGAAGQTGGNQWQGEATGGTAQGRGTAVDRTPSFTDRLTALPFARSLGVGAALYVATYAVTYLAFLADVLVLNASKHELSASNLMPLSPVDNATASMWQFVGWLFYEGQMVTIEETRVMETGGQQESTTEAISLFEPSYWTQFQGISDIIVTSALYTAVPVLVLIAGSALFVKYQRGRADDSPSGMLLGASVVVGYAVLAAAGSLLFSATHTDFESSAMVELSRTPVLMEAVMFPAAFALVAGAVGGIVADSLGDDDAPAAQPRQ
- a CDS encoding DUF7124 domain-containing protein, encoding MDGGGDGEMTLAFELAALQELANPSAVFDGARRWSKYVGVVSEKPTYVVTNFTRKERIRQDFFSGPRGKAESLESVREQFDTDRHVFIGTTDEDRDLADEVGWEYLPVEDAAEAAEWELGDGDEETTDDDRERDDWP
- a CDS encoding NAD(P)/FAD-dependent oxidoreductase — translated: MIGIVGGGIAGLAAAHRLQERGHEVQVFEASDAMGGLAATYETQGDPIERYYHHLSKSEETIVEVIEDLGLGDRLEWRYSTTANYVDGVVHPLDKPWEILAFPHLSLYDTFRLGLLTMDIDVRGGVPKFDSYERLEDFEDVPIREFVVEHTTEGVYENFFEPLLDAKFGDRKDDVSAAWLLGRIKFRGERDLLRGEILGYLEGGFGVLLDALVEAVGRENITTGARVTDLGMADGAVESLTAETGDGVETHAVDGVVVAAMPNVLEALTGYECDIDFQGTICSVISMDEPLLDTYWLNVADDAPFGALIEHTNFVEPERYGGEHLLYVARYVQDPSEEIWGLDDEAVEERWFDGIEDLFPAFDRDAVNWVETSRNPRTAPVYERGYLDMVIPYDLGDEVADGLYYAGMASRAQYPERSLNGGIVAGFEAADRAVERARTAATPEPN
- a CDS encoding DUF5815 family protein codes for the protein MAEPRVPGESGGDVQLPCGESVRVGDLDMGLREFDCACGDAHAVVLDVHPPSRFFPEFLVEILRETIETEDDLGEFGTPHLMGIVMEEFPESVVSEDLSENGSVGYSLLWVTDFDSRRLHEVAVELVVELMEHAVSHAEDDGAMTAFEEQMLDFDVAEFVEQYRERRDFDDEHDTAV
- a CDS encoding DUF6149 family protein produces the protein MKIRQNVRHWAAKKSLTTPVVGGVVRSKLVDLHTSVFLDKADETHREERRDHLDDFFDATFDTYVAALNAGFTEAEAREITHVQANFDFYNHGWTEMMEFPSDELETHYDRHAEFFERHGITIDDPLGEFYPADGVAEAPSTPEKLDDPEHPHAEGGFADDVYVEDGDGNLVVGGHDEPSEVDVGDAPGVEK